Proteins from a single region of Rhodothermales bacterium:
- a CDS encoding oligosaccharide flippase family protein, which yields MAIAYLAQPVLARLYSPEAFGSLDLFLSIFSLLIPVASLRYEDAMMLPERDEEALHVTWLALILMIVVSLVVALFALLIGDAVLGAGLYGWAIWLAPALFLARLGKIAEVWLTRKRRFGSLSQGQIGQAMATTAVRLAGGMKDAGVGGLIGGFFAGQGVSAMVWVGLAFNNGWQTLPGALQWKKIGAVMRRFRRFPLFSMPSSLLNALVTRLPFLVLAYYADPAAVGYFGRAFAVLAVPLSVLGGAASQVFFVDGAEAIRRGTLAALTARVYGRLVAMGLFPTLALVVAGPELMTVVFGPPWREAGVFLQILAPWLFLASVASALTRVFDIMERQRLDLASSAGLFVVQATALLVAGQTGDVYTIVWAAGIA from the coding sequence ATGGCGATTGCATACCTGGCCCAGCCCGTCCTCGCACGGCTGTACAGCCCGGAGGCCTTTGGCAGCCTTGATCTATTTCTGTCGATCTTCAGTCTGTTGATCCCCGTAGCCTCCCTCCGCTACGAGGATGCCATGATGTTGCCCGAGCGCGACGAGGAGGCGTTACATGTCACGTGGCTGGCCTTGATCCTGATGATCGTCGTTAGCCTGGTGGTGGCCCTGTTCGCTCTGCTGATTGGCGATGCCGTGCTGGGGGCCGGACTGTATGGATGGGCGATCTGGTTGGCGCCGGCCCTGTTTCTCGCGCGGCTGGGGAAGATTGCGGAAGTGTGGCTGACCCGGAAACGGCGATTTGGAAGCCTGTCGCAGGGACAGATCGGACAGGCGATGGCCACGACGGCCGTCCGGCTCGCCGGCGGTATGAAGGATGCCGGCGTGGGCGGGTTGATAGGAGGTTTTTTTGCCGGCCAGGGCGTAAGCGCCATGGTGTGGGTGGGGCTGGCGTTCAACAACGGCTGGCAGACCCTGCCCGGGGCGCTTCAATGGAAGAAAATCGGGGCGGTGATGCGTCGTTTTCGGCGTTTTCCGCTATTTTCGATGCCTTCTTCATTGCTCAATGCCCTCGTCACCCGGCTTCCGTTTTTGGTCCTGGCCTATTACGCCGACCCCGCCGCCGTGGGTTATTTCGGCCGTGCCTTTGCCGTGCTGGCGGTACCGTTGAGCGTACTGGGCGGGGCCGCTTCTCAGGTCTTTTTTGTGGATGGCGCGGAAGCGATCCGGCGTGGCACCCTGGCCGCGTTGACGGCGCGCGTGTATGGGCGACTGGTCGCAATGGGGCTCTTCCCAACGCTGGCGCTGGTAGTGGCGGGGCCCGAGCTGATGACGGTCGTGTTCGGCCCCCCGTGGCGAGAGGCCGGCGTATTTCTTCAGATTCTCGCGCCGTGGCTCTTTCTGGCCTCTGTGGCCTCGGCGCTGACGCGGGTATTCGACATCATGGAGCGTCAGCGGCTGGATCTGGCGAGCAGCGCGGGGCTCTTCGTCGTACAGGCCACCGCGCTCCTCGTGGCAGGCCAGACGGGCGACGTGTATACGATAGTCTGGGCTGCCGGCATCGCCG